The following coding sequences lie in one Anaerolineae bacterium genomic window:
- a CDS encoding thioredoxin domain-containing protein, whose protein sequence is MGQESVHPNRLAGEASLYLRQHAHQPVDWYPWGPEALARARAEDKPILLSIGYSSCHWCHVMAHESFDNPEIAGLMNQHFVSIKVDREERPDLDEIYMTAVQLIAGQGGWPLTVFLLPDGRPFYGGTYFPPQERHGLPAFPSLLEALSQAYRERRREVERAAEETTRALREVVRATRAAGPVSADLLAEARAHLLDAYDRRHGGFSVRPKFPQGATLALWARWAPADEEVRSAWLFTLDQMALGGMYDLVGGGFHRYSVDERWLVPHFEKMLYDQALLVPVYLRAYQLTGMAHYRRVVEHTLDYLLREMALTPAGFASAQDADTPEGEGRYYAWTAEEFDAAVGEEDRAWARQFFGVSERGNYHRMTLPRQSMTIAELARRLNTDEEGAWARVDAVRRRLLEARQAWRVPPARDDKLLAGWNGLAIAALVEAGRALGRSDYLDAARRTADFILESMSDPAGRLHHWYATGAARGLAFLDDYAHVIHGLLELYVTGHEPRWLDAAGRLTELVLGHFWDAELGGFFLTSDEHEPLIARPVTYSDLPIPSGNAVMAQNLLRLGRWLRRPVWEERARQTMERFGHSMTHSPQAFSAMYLALDMLFHPEE, encoded by the coding sequence ATGGGCCAAGAGAGTGTGCACCCCAACCGCCTGGCCGGCGAGGCCAGCCTGTACCTGCGCCAACATGCCCACCAGCCGGTGGACTGGTATCCCTGGGGGCCGGAAGCGCTGGCGCGCGCCCGGGCCGAGGACAAACCGATCCTGCTCAGCATCGGCTATTCCTCCTGCCACTGGTGCCACGTCATGGCCCACGAGTCGTTCGACAATCCGGAAATCGCCGGCCTGATGAACCAGCACTTCGTAAGTATCAAGGTGGATCGCGAGGAGCGGCCCGACCTGGACGAGATCTACATGACCGCGGTACAGCTCATCGCCGGCCAGGGGGGCTGGCCGCTGACGGTCTTCCTCCTGCCCGACGGCCGGCCCTTTTACGGCGGCACCTATTTCCCGCCGCAGGAGCGGCACGGCCTGCCAGCCTTTCCCAGCCTGCTGGAGGCACTGAGCCAGGCCTATCGGGAACGCCGGCGGGAGGTGGAGCGCGCCGCCGAGGAGACGACGCGCGCCCTTCGGGAAGTGGTGCGAGCGACACGTGCCGCCGGCCCCGTATCCGCAGACCTGCTGGCGGAGGCACGCGCCCACCTGCTGGACGCGTACGACCGGCGCCACGGCGGGTTCAGTGTGCGGCCCAAGTTCCCCCAAGGGGCCACGCTGGCATTATGGGCGCGCTGGGCGCCGGCGGATGAAGAGGTCCGCTCTGCCTGGCTCTTCACCCTGGACCAGATGGCGCTGGGCGGCATGTATGACCTGGTGGGCGGGGGCTTCCACCGCTATTCCGTGGACGAGCGCTGGCTGGTGCCCCATTTTGAGAAGATGCTGTACGACCAGGCCCTGCTGGTGCCAGTATACCTGCGCGCCTATCAGCTCACCGGGATGGCCCACTACCGCCGGGTGGTCGAACACACCCTGGATTATCTCCTGCGCGAGATGGCCCTGACGCCGGCCGGCTTCGCCTCAGCCCAAGACGCCGACACGCCAGAAGGAGAGGGACGCTACTACGCCTGGACGGCGGAGGAGTTCGATGCCGCCGTGGGGGAGGAGGACCGCGCTTGGGCGCGTCAGTTCTTTGGCGTCAGCGAGCGGGGCAATTACCACCGCATGACCCTGCCGCGCCAGTCCATGACGATAGCGGAGCTGGCGCGCCGGCTGAATACCGATGAGGAAGGCGCCTGGGCGAGGGTGGACGCTGTGCGCCGGCGCCTGCTGGAAGCGCGTCAGGCCTGGAGGGTACCGCCGGCGCGCGATGACAAACTGCTGGCCGGCTGGAACGGCCTGGCCATCGCCGCCCTGGTGGAGGCCGGCCGGGCTTTGGGCCGCTCCGATTATCTGGACGCGGCGCGCCGCACGGCGGATTTCATCCTGGAAAGCATGTCGGATCCCGCCGGCCGCCTGCATCACTGGTATGCCACCGGCGCGGCGCGCGGTCTGGCCTTCCTGGACGATTACGCGCATGTCATTCATGGTCTGCTGGAGCTGTATGTGACGGGGCATGAGCCGCGCTGGCTGGACGCGGCCGGCCGGCTGACCGAACTCGTCCTGGGCCATTTCTGGGATGCGGAGCTGGGCGGCTTCTTCCTGACCAGCGACGAGCACGAGCCGCTCATCGCCCGCCCGGTCACCTACAGCGATCTGCCCATCCCCTCCGGCAACGCCGTCATGGCACAGAACTTGCTGAGGCTGGGGAGATGGCTGCGCCGGCCCGTTTGGGAGGAGCGGGCGCGGCAGACCATGGAGCGGTTCGGCCACAGCATGACGCACAGCCCACAAGCCTTCTCGGCCATGTACCTGGCGTTGGATATGCTCTTCCATCCGGAGGAATAG